Genomic segment of Thermoleophilaceae bacterium:
CCTAGTCACTCGCCAGGTTGACACATGCCGATATAGGCATATGATGTCGGCCATGGCACGAGCGGCGACGACCTCAGACGCCTTCAACGCGATCGCCGAACCCCAGCGCCGGGAGATCCTCGTGCTGCTCCGGGTGGGCGAGCGGCCGGTGACCAACCTGGCGCGAGACCTCGGGATGACCCAGCCGCAGGCGTCCAAGCACCTGCGGGTGCTCCGGGAGGTCGGGCTCGTGCGGGTACGCGGGGTGGGCAAGCAGCGGCTGTACGGCCTGGACGCCCGCGGGCTGCGGCCGGTCCACGAGTGGGTGGGCGGCTTCGAGCGGTTCTGGAGCGAGAGCTTCGACCGGCTGGACGAGTACGTGCAGGAGTTGAACCAGACGAGCCAGGAGGGAGCACACGATGGCGATGACCAGTAGCGGCGGCGAGCCCGCGCATGCGAGCGCGGACCGCGAGATCGTGATCTCCCGGGTGATCCGCGCGCCGCGCGAGCTGGTGTTCGAGGCGTTCACGCAGGTGCGGCACCTGTTGCGGTGGTGGGGACCGGAGGGCTTCACCACCACCACGCGGTCCTTCGAGTTCCGCGTCGGCGGGGAGTGGGACTTCGTGATGCACGGGCCGGACGGGACCGACTACCAGGAGTGGATCACCTGGCGGGAGATCGTCCCGCCGGAGCGGATCGCGCTGCTGCACGGCGAGTCCCGCGACGACCCGAACGCCTTCGACTCGGTGCTGACCTTCGAGCCGGCGGGGGAGCAGACCCGCATCGTGATGCACACGGTGTTCCCCACGAAGGAGCTCCGTGACGAGGCCGTGGAGAAGTACCACGCGATCGAGGGCGGCGAGCAGACGCTGGCCAACCTGGCGGCGTACGTCGCGCGGGAATGGACGGAGGCCTGATGGCTGGAAGGGTGTTCTTCAGCGTGACGATGTCGCTCGACGGCTTCATGGCGCCGGAGGAGGTGCCCGTCGAGTACGTGTTCTCGCCCGAAGGTAAGAGCGACCCGCGGTCCCAGCGCTGGATGGCGAAGTGGTCCGAGCTGCAGTCGTGGCTGCTCTCACAGCGGTGGTTCCGGGAGAACCTGGGGCTCGGCGAGGGCGGCGAGGAAGGGCTCGACAACGACATCGCACGGGCGACCTACGAGCGCACCGGCGCGAGCGTCATGGGCAAGCGCATGTTCGACGGCGGCGAGCTGGCATGGCCGGAGGAGGCGCCGTTCCACACCCCCGTGTTCGTCGTCACCCACACCAGGCGTGAGCCGTGGGAGCGGCCGGGCGGCACCACCTTCCACTTCGTGGGCGACGGCATCGAGAGCGCGCTGCTCCAGGCCCGCGAGGCCGCCGGCGACCGCGACGTGCGCATCGCCGGCGGCGCCGAGACGATCCAGGAGTACCTGGACAGCGGCCTGATCGACGAGTTCTCGATTACGCTCGCGCCCGTGCTGTTCGGCACCGGCATCCGCCTGTTCGACCGCGTGGACCCAGACCGCCTCGCGCTGGACCAGGCCAGCAGCGACGCATCGACCCGGGTGACCCACCTGACCTACACCGCCGCGAGACGCTAGCCCGCCTAAGTGTCAGGTCACGGTTGTGCGCTCTCCCGGCTGGAGCAGCCGCACCTCGACGCCCGGCGCCTCCCTTCGCGCCAGTTCCGCGAACTCGCGAGCCGGCTCG
This window contains:
- a CDS encoding metalloregulator ArsR/SmtB family transcription factor — its product is MARAATTSDAFNAIAEPQRREILVLLRVGERPVTNLARDLGMTQPQASKHLRVLREVGLVRVRGVGKQRLYGLDARGLRPVHEWVGGFERFWSESFDRLDEYVQELNQTSQEGAHDGDDQ
- a CDS encoding dihydrofolate reductase family protein; this translates as MAGRVFFSVTMSLDGFMAPEEVPVEYVFSPEGKSDPRSQRWMAKWSELQSWLLSQRWFRENLGLGEGGEEGLDNDIARATYERTGASVMGKRMFDGGELAWPEEAPFHTPVFVVTHTRREPWERPGGTTFHFVGDGIESALLQAREAAGDRDVRIAGGAETIQEYLDSGLIDEFSITLAPVLFGTGIRLFDRVDPDRLALDQASSDASTRVTHLTYTAARR
- a CDS encoding SRPBCC family protein, yielding MAMTSSGGEPAHASADREIVISRVIRAPRELVFEAFTQVRHLLRWWGPEGFTTTTRSFEFRVGGEWDFVMHGPDGTDYQEWITWREIVPPERIALLHGESRDDPNAFDSVLTFEPAGEQTRIVMHTVFPTKELRDEAVEKYHAIEGGEQTLANLAAYVAREWTEA